GGATCCTGTTTTGGTGATGGTGTAGATCACTTCACATGTTCCCTCAATACCTCTTGCCAACGCTTTTTCCGGATAGATTGGCGATATCTCGGTTAGGGGCATCGCGGCTCGGTGTGTTATGCCGGCAGGGCCAGGTAGGTCGATTACGGCGTGTCCCGACTGCATGTGGGACTGCCAGTTGATGGCGGCACCGTCGTCCGGTGTCGACCAACTCTGCGCCATGTTCGGCAGAGGTTGGTCCACCACCGGTGGCCGATTGGGTTTTTGTCGCCGACGCTCCGGCGCTCGCTCCTCTCGGTTTAGCCGTACAAATTCGAGAACGGTGGTCGGCGGAGGCGGTTCGACCATGTCGTGC
The Pseudomonadota bacterium genome window above contains:
- a CDS encoding energy transducer TonB, producing MPVITVRPTFPSLPIRRQGFLPAGFIVAVLMTLCLIWAMYRLISVGHDMVEPPPPTTVLEFVRLNREERAPERRRQKPNRPPVVDQPLPNMAQSWSTPDDGAAINWQSHMQSGHAVIDLPGPAGITHRAAMPLTEISPIYPEKALARGIEGTCEVIYTITKTGSVSNLRVNEDQCASSLFHRAALRAASKFKYAPRIVDGETVVTTNVAKRFRFSIRE